Part of the Sporichthyaceae bacterium genome is shown below.
TGTGGAGCCGCGGGCTGGTGCGGCCGCTGCCGGCCGGGCACGTGATGGGCGTCCCGCTCGACCTGGCCGCGCTGCGCCGTAGCGGAGTGCTGAGCCCGTTGGGCGTCCTGCGGGCCGGCGCGGAGCGCGTGCTCCCGGCCCGCCCCGTCGCGGGTGACATCTCGGTCGGCGCCTGGGTGGGGGCCCGCTGGGGCGCGCAGGTGGTGGATCGGCTGGTGGACCCGCTGCTGGGCGGGGTATGGGCCGGGCACGCCGATCGGCTCTCGCTGCGCGCCGCGGCTCCGCAGTTGGCCGCCGCGGCCGCGGCCGGCGAGCGTTTGCATGCGTCGCCGCGTGATCCGAGCCCGGTGTTCGCGGGTATCCGCGGGGGAGTGGCGCGGCTGGTCCCGGCGCTGGTGGCGGGTAGCGGGGCCGAGGTCCGCACCGGCGTCACCGTGCGGGGCCTGACACGCCGTCAGCACGGTTGGGAACTACTGGCCGGGCCGACCTCTGCACCGGAGTACCTCGAGGCGGATGCGGTGATCCTGGCGGTGCCCGCACGGCCGGCGTCCCGCCTGCTCGCCGAGTCGGTGCCGGTGGCGGCACAGCGGCTGGCGGAGATCGAATACGCCTCCGCGGCGATCGTCACGCTGGTGCTGTCGCCGGGCCCGCGGCCCCTGCACGGCAGCGGTTTCCTGGTGCCGGCGGTGGAGGGGCGAGGAATCAAGGCGGTCACCTACTCCTCGCAGAAGTGGGCGTGGACCGGCGAGAGCGCTGCCGGGGACGTGGTGGTGCGCGCCTCGGTGGGTCGATTCGGCGAGACCGCGGATCTGGATCGCTGCGATGCGGACCTGATCGCGCTGGTGCGGGCCGAACTGGCCGATGCCTGTGGCCTGGTCGGACAGCCGCGCGACTCCCTGGTCACCCGCTGGGGCGGGTCGTTGCCGCAGTACACGGTCGGCCACCTCGACCGGGTGGCGGCGATCAGGGACGCGGTCGCCGCGGCGCCGGGCCTGGCCGTGTGCGGGGCCGCCTACGACGGCATCGGCATCGCCGCGTGTATCGCCTCGGCCGCCCGCGCCGCGGGCGCGATCGTGCCGCAGCGGCACAATGGTTGACCGAGGCGGTAGCCGAGGTCACAGGAGCGTTGACCGAGGCGGTAGTCGAGGTCACCGGGGGAGAGGGCAGGCACGGCGATGGTGGAGGACACATGACGGAGCACGGCGACCGACCGAAGGGCGCGCGCGAACTGAACCAGGTCGTGCGCTACACGATGTGGTCGGTGTTCCGGGTGGCCGATCCGCTGGGGGAGGCCGACCGGGGTCCGGTGGCCGCGGAGTTTTCCGAGCTGCTCGACCAGCTGGCCGCCAAGGACGTGCTGGTGCGCGGCCTGTACGACGTGGCCGGGCTGCGCGCGGACGCGGACTTCATGATCTGGTGGCACGCCCCCGCGGCGGACGACCTTCAGGAGGCCTACGCCCGGTTCCGGCGCAGCGCGCTGGGTCGGCGCTGTGAGTCGATCTGGTCGCAGTTGGCGTTGCACCGCCCGGCGGAGTTCAACAAGGGCCACATCCCGGCGTTCCTGGCCGAGGAGGTGGCACACGAGTGGGTGTGTGTGTACCCGTTCGTGCGGTCCTACGAGTGGTACCTGCTGCCGGACGCGGAGCGGCGCGCAATGCTGGCCGAGCACGGTCAGATGGCGCGGGAGTATCCCGATGTGCGGGCCAACACGGTGTCCAGCTTCGCGTTGGGTGACTACGAGTGGATGCTGGCCTTCGAGGCCGACGAACTACACCGGTTGGTGGACCTGATGCGGCACCTGCGGGCCAGTCGGGCGCGGCTGCACACCCGCCACGAGACCCCGTTCTACACCGGGCGTCGCAAGCCGGTGGCCGAGTTGGTCGCCGCGCTGCCCTGATCGGTCAGTAAGCCCTGGGCAGACCGAGCACGTGCTCGGCGAGGTAGTTGAGCACCATCTCCTGGGGCACCGGGGCCAGCCGTTGCAGCCGGGCCTCCCGCCAGTACCGCTCGACGTGGTACTCGCTGGCATAGCCGAATCCGCCGTGCGTCTGCAGCGCGGCGTCCGCGGTTTTGAACGCCGCGTCGGCGGCCAGGAACTTGGCGATGTTGGCCTGTTCACCGGCGGGCATGCCTCGATCCAGTCGCCAGGACGCCTCCCGGATGGCCAACTCCGCGGCGCGCAGCCGGGCGTGGGCCTCGGCCAGCGGGAATGACAGGCCCTGGTTCTGCCCGATCGGGCGGCCGAACACGATGCGTTGCTTCGCGTAGTTGGTGGCCCGGCGCAGCGCCACCCGGCCGATGCCCAGCGCCTCGGAGGCGATCAGCACCCGTTCGGCGTTCAGCCCGTCGAGCAGGTAACGGAAGCCCTTGCCCTCCTCGCCGACCCGGTCCGCGCCGTCCACGTACAACCCGTCGTAGACGACCTCGCAGGAGGCGACCGCATTGCGGCCGACCTTCGGGATCGGGGAGATGTGCACCGCGGGGTCGCGCAGGTTGGCGACCAGCAGCGTCATGCCCTCGGTCGGTTTGGCGCACTGATCGCGCGGCGTGGTGCGGGTGAGCAGCAGCACCCGGTCGGACTCCAACGCCTTGGAGGTCCACACCTTGCGGCCGTGCACCCGGTAGCCGTCGCCCTCGGGCACCGCGCGGGTGGAGATGTTGGTGGTGTCCAGCCCGGCGTCGGGTTCGGTGACGCCGAACGCGACGTGCGTGGTGCCCGCGGCCACGCCGGGCAGCATCCGCTGCTTGAGTTCCTCGCCGCCGTGCAGCACCACCGGGTGCATGCCGAAGATCGACAAATGCACGGCGCCGGCGCCGTTCATGCAGGCACCGGAGGCGGCCACCTCCTCGAGCACGATGGAGGCCTCGGTGATGCCCTGGCCGCCGCCGCCGTAGGCCTCCGGGATCGCAATGCCGATCCAGCCGCCCTTGGCCATCTCCGTGTAGAACTCCCACGGGAACTGGTGGTCGCGGTCGTGGCGCATCCAGTAGTCGTCGTCGAACCGCGCACACAGTTCCCGCACCGCGAGGCGAATGGTGCGCTGGTCCTCGGTCTGCGTGAAGTCCACCGCTTCACCGTAATCTGGGCGCTGTGACCCGATCCTGCCGGCCCGATCCGGTGCGTACGTTTCTGGGCGTGGGCTTCATCGGACTGGCCTACGCCTCCTCGGTGGCGCACAACCGTCGGCGCAGTGCGCCGGCGGTCTGACGAGGGGTCACCAGTCGTGTTCGGACGATCCTCACGCGGCACCCGGCGCAAGCTCGCCGAGGTGCAGTCCGGGCAATCGAACGCCGCCGAGGCGTTCGCCCGGATGGACCGGGCACAACGGGACCTGCGGTTGAGTCCGGCCCCGGACGGTGCGTTGGATGCCGCCGCGGAGGAGCTGGCCCGTCGCTACCTCGCGGTGCTGGACGCCCACCCGGTGCACGCCGGTACCGAACTTTCCGCGTTGTATGCGGCGATCCTCGCTCTGCGGGAGGTCACCGCCGAACTGACCGGCATGGCCGAACGGCTGGAGGTCGCGGCCCCCGAGCGGAGCTGACGCCTCAGAGTTCGGTGTGTCGGGCCATGCCCAACGCGGCGATCCAGCCGATCACCGTCCACCCGGCGAACAGGTTGATCAGCCCGATCCGGCCGCTGTCCGGCCGGCCGCGGCCGGCGGCCACCGCCCACGGCGCCAGATAGCCCAGGGTGAGCACTGCGCACACCCGCGCGGTGGTGACGTGGCTCGTCCGCGGGCGCTCCTCGGTCAGCACCTCGGTCCAGCCAAACGGCGCGCGACCGTCGTGGTTATAGGCGTACAGCCGGCCGGACATCGAACTCCCTCTGCGTCAATGGTGGAGCTTTGACGAACGCACGGCCGTTTCGGATCCCAGCCAACCCCCGGGAGACAATCTCGGTATGGCAACGGTGGTGGGGATCGAGACGTCCTGTGACGAGACCGGCGTCGGCGTGGTGCGCGACGGTGAATTGATCGGCTCGGCGTTGGCCTCGAGCATGCACGAGCACGCGCGGTTCGGCGGGGTGGTGCCCGAGGTGGCGGCCCGCGCGCACCTGGAGGCGTTGGTGCCGTGCATGGAGGCGGCGCTGGGTCAGGCCGGCGTGCGAGGCGAGGACGTCGACGCGATCGCGGTGACCGCCGGCCCCGGACTGGCCACCGCCCTGCAGGTGGGTCTGGCCGCGGCCAAGGCGTACTCCATCGCCTGGGGGGTGCCGCTCTACGGGGTGCACCATCTGGCCGGGCACGTCGCCGCCGACACCCTGGCGCACGGGCCGCTGCCCAACCCGTGCATCGTGCTGATCGTCTCGGGTGGGCACACCTCGCTGCTGGTGGTGCGTGATCTGGTGGCCGACCCGATCCACCACCTCGGCGACACCATGGACGACGCGGCCGGGGAAGCCTTCGACAAGGTCGGTCGGGTGCTCGGACTGCCGTTCCCCGGCGGGCCGTGGATCGACCGGGCGGCCAAGGAGGGCGACCCGGCCGCGATCGCGTTCCCGCGCGGCCTGACCCGACCCGGCGACCCCCCGTTCGAATTCTCCTTCTCCGGGTTGAAGACCGCGGTGGCCCGCTGGGTGGAACGGGCCGAGGCGGCCGGGGAAAACATCCCGACCGCCGACGTCGCGGCCTCCTTCCAGCAGGCCGTGGTAGACGTTCTGGTGGACAAGTCGATCGCCGCTTGCCGCGATCAGGGCGTGGGCGATTTGGTCATCGTCGGTGGGGTCGCCGCTAACTCGCGGTTGCGCGAGGTGGCCGCGCAGCGGTGCGAGGCGGCGGGGGTGCGACTGCGGGTGCCTGCGTTGCGGTACTGCACGGACAACGGCGCGATGATCGCCGCGGTCGGTCACCTGCTGCACACCTCGGGCGCGCCGGCCGACGGCCTGGACCTCGGCGCCGACCCGTCGGCGGAACTTCACTCGGCAACGCTGCGGAACTGACGCCGATCAGTGTGAGGTCAGCACTCCGGCTGGCCGGTGATCGCGCCGCACACGGCGGGGGTCACCGGGTTCGTGGGCGGCTGCGGCTGTTGTGGATTGCGGACCGGACCGGGCCGATGGCCCATGTTGCCCATGTTGCCCTGATCCGCGTGACCCCCGTTGCCCGGAATACCTCCGAACGCCTCCGCGGGGCTTGCCATGGTGAACGAGGTGATCATCGGCAGGGCGAGGACGCCGAGCAGACCCAGCCGGCGCAGAAACGCACGACGATCGATACCCGAGAGGTGATATTCGTCGGTCACCGGACCCCACTCCTCCCCGAGCGGCGCGAGTGTTGAGACCGCTCCTCGATGAATGTAGGGGGAACGGTGCGTGCTGCTACAGCGACGCGCCTGAGCGAGGTCGCAACATGTGGGTGGCGGCGCGCACTATCGCGGGGGCGGGGTGCAATGCACGGTTGCCGCTTGCCACCAGCGCCGCCAGCGCCGCCGCCGGGGAGTCGAGGTACGTGAGCTGCTCGGCTGCCTGCAGGATCCGATCGACGGGTTGCAGCGCGAGGGCGGCGACGTCGACAGCACCACGGAACGGCGCAGCCAGCACCGCGCCGTCCCGGCACACCCAGCCGTCCAAACTCTCCACCATGCCGACCGTGCCCGCGGCCCGGCACACCTGGTCGGTATCTCCGACGATGCATAGCCTGCCCGCCGCCGTCTGGACCACCGCACCGCGAAACGCGACCCAGCCGCGTCGAGCAGCCAGATCCAGAGCTGTTGCCCCGACCCGCCGGTCCAGGGTGGCGAGGGCGGACGCGAGGTCGGGGGCAGTGCTCACCAGGTCCTGCTGGTGGTTCAGCGCCCAGCCGGCGTCGGTCTCCCGCAGGCGGTACGGTGCCTCGGCAATCGGCTCCACAGGCCACTGCATCGGGGTGACGGGCACTTCCGACCCGCCGTCGATCTCGACAAATACCCGGTGCCAGAGGACCTGGTAGACGTACTTCGTGCTCATTCGACCAATCCGCTGCCGCGCAACCCGGCCAGGCACCGTGCGACTTCGTCGGCGGGAGCCGCGTCGAGCCCGAAGGCCTTCTGGATTTCCTCGGTGATATCGGTGACGGTCAAGCCGCCGTTGCACAGCACGAACACGGCGGCAACGGTGGAGTTGAGGTGGTGAACCGCTCCGGTGGTGGCCCCGTAGACGACGAGGCCGTCCTCGGCGTCATTGACGTCCAGGCCGGCGGCGGCGCGGGGACGTACATCATCGGGGCCCGGACGCGCGCGCGCGGCATCGACGGTCGCCCGGGCGAGGACGTCCGCGAGTCGGCCGATCACCACGTCAGAGTCGTGATGGGCCGCGACCCACTCGTACGCGGCGTCGGCGAGCCGCGCGCCCTCGTCCGGCTGCCGGGCCCGCTCAATCGCCCGCGCGAAGCTCGGGCCGTCTTTGGCGACCAGCGCGTGGACCCCGTCCACCACGCTGAGGCCCTGTACACCCTTCGGGGTGGTGACCACCGGAACTCGATGGGCGAACGCTTCCAGCACCTTGATCCGGGTGCCCGCCCCGAACCGCAGCGGTGCCACCGCGACGTCGGCGTTCGCGTAGTAGCCGGTGAGGTCGGCGACGTATCCGTGCACCCGTACCCGCGGTCCGGCCAACTCCTCGACGGCCGAGTCCGGCTGACCGACCAGGTCCAATGACATGTCCGGCGGCAGCGCCTCGAGGATGTCGGTCGCCAACCAGCGCGCCGCGTCTACGTTGGGCGGGTAGGTCAGGTTTCCCAAGAAAATAACGCGTCCCGCGCCCGGCGCGACTCGCCGGGAGCGGGCGGGAATCCGGACGCAGTTCGGCACCGTCGTGACGCCGGCGCCCAACCCGTACCGCCCGGCGATCGGCTCGACGTCCGCGGAGGAGGCGACGGTGATCAGCGTGGCCCTGGGCAGGTGCTCGGCGGCAAGGCGCCGGAAGCGCTCAGCTTCTTCGGGTCTGCCGAGTGCCTGATTCAGTGCCACGTCGTCCTCGTCGAGATCCACCAGCAGCGGCACATCTGCGGCATCCGCGACCGCCGCGGCCAGGGGCACCAAGCTCAGGCGGGCCGCCAGCACGGCGTCGGGCAGCGGTCCCTGGAATGCGTTGAGCACGTCCAACACCGACGAGTTCACCGCCAGGCTGCGCAGTGTGACCTCGGGAGGAAGATTCGAATCCTCGTCGAGGTTTCCCGCTACCGGTACCACCGCGAGCGCCACGTCGTGATCGCGGGCGGCTGCTGTGATCAACGCCCACACCCGCATCGCCAGGCCGTTGCCGCGCGGCGCCGGCGTGATCGGCATGAGTGCGAGCAAACTACGGCGGTGTGACTTCACAGTCCGGTCCGGTGCAGCTGTGATCCCGCGGGTTGCCCATTTCGTCTTCGGTATGCGCCCACAGCGGGAGCCCTTCCACCTGTTGCACTTTCTGGCCATCCAATCCTGTCGCGGGGCAGCGGCCCCGGACGAGATCGTCCTGCACGTGGCCGAGCTTCCCTACGGGGTCTATTGGGAGATGGCCCGAGAGTTGGTCACGCTGGACCGTATCGGAATGTGTGTCGGCCTGCCGATCGAGGCCGGCCCATGGGCTTCCTACTCGTACGCGCATGCCGCAGACGTCGCCCGGCTCGACATTCTGGCCGCCGACGGTGGGCTGTACGCCGACATCGACACACTGTTCCTGCGCCCGATTCCGGACGCGCTGTGGGCGGCACCGGCGGTGATCGGCCGCGAGGCCGACGTGAAGTACGGCGATGCCCCGTTGCCGGAACCGTCGATGTCGAACGCCCTGCTGATGGCGGCGCCGGGGTCAGATTTCGTTGTCGAATGGCGCCGGCGCATCTTCGCTGCCATGGATGGAACGTGGTCGGGCCATTCGTGCAGACTGGCAACGCGACTCGCGGTCGCGAACCCCGACTGGGTCCACGTCGAGCCGCAATCGACGTTTCACCCCTTCGACCACAACCCCGCCGGCATTGCGGCGATGCTCGAAGAGCCCCTCGTGCCGGGCAGCCTGGATCGCACCGTCTCGATGCACCTGTGCGCGCACCTGTGGTGGGAGGAACACCGTCGCGATTTCTCGCGTCTTTGCGCGTTCGATATCACCGAGGCTCGGTTGGCGTCCGACGAGACCGCGCTCGCGTACGCAGCCCGTCCATATCTGCCGGTGACGGCGCTGTGGTGAGGCTGCCCGCGGTCCACTTCCTCTCCGACCACGATCACTCCGGCTACGGGGTCGGCGCCCGCCGCCTCATCCTCGGTCTGGAAAAGATCGGCTGCCCGATCCGGTGGACGCCGATCGGCAGGAACCGCACGGACCGCGCGGACCCCCTTGCGGTCGTCGGGAACCGCGATCGCATCGGATTGGGTCGCCTCGAGGGCAGCCCGATCGAGCCGGATGTGGTTATCGTGCGGACCATCCCCGAACGCGTGCCGCCCCTGGAACGGGTGCGCCCGCCTGGCGTCCCGCTGGTTGTGGCGACGGTCTGGGAGCACTGGCGGGTGCAGCCGCATTGGCCGGACTTGCTGAACCGGTACGACGCGGTGGTCGTGCCCACGCGCTGGAACGCAGACGCCTTCGCCGCCGCCGGAGTGCGGGTTCCCATCCTGGTCGTCCCCCACGCTCACGCATACGACCCCCTGTCGGCCAAGAACGCGCGGTTAAACCCGATCTTCGACGACGGTGCCATGCTGTTCCACTCGATCGCGCAGTGGGGACGACGCAAGGATCCGGGACGAACGGTGATGGCCTTTGCTCGTGCCTTCGGTCCCACCGACGGGGTGCGTCTCGTGCTGAAGACCTCCCACGTCGTCGACGGCGACGTGCCGGTTCCGGCCGGGCCCGAGGAGCGGCGGTTTCAACCCTCCTGGTCGGTAGCGGCGATCCTGGCCAGGCATGCTCCCGCTCCGCCCGTGCACCTGGTCACTGCACCGCAAACCCATGACTGGATTGCGAGCCTGCACGCACGCAGTGACTGTTGGTTGTCGCTCCCGCACGCGGAGGGCTGGGACCTGGGTTGCTTCGACGCCGCGGTGGCCGGCTGTCCGGTGATCACGACCGGTTATGGCGGGCCGTTGGAGTATCTCGACCCGGCCGTTGCGTACCTCATTCCGGGGATCGAGGTAGCGCACCACGTCCTGCCCGACACTGTGTGGCTGGATCCCGACGTCGACGCAGCCGTCGAGGCGCTGCGTGCGGTGCGCGCCGACCCGGCCGAGGCACGGGTACGGGCGGAGAAACAGGCCGAGGGGCTGCGGGCGCGATACGCCCCGGAGGTGGTGGCTGCGGACTTGGTGGCGGGTCTGCGCGACGTAGGGCTGATCTGACCCGGTCACCCACGTTGCGCCCGTCCCTGCGCGACGATGCGTTTGGTGCGGTAGGCGAGCACATCCGGCGCGGCTGCCTCGGCGCGGGCGAAGTCCTCGGCTGCCGCGGCGTGGTCCCCCATCTCGAATCGCGCCATCGCGCGGACGTTGAAGGCCCATTCCGCCCGGATGCGCTGGTTGAGGCCCAATGCCATGTCTGCCATCTGACCTTCGTCGAGCGCCAGGACGCGTTCGAGGTGTTCGCAGACCTCCGGATACGCTGCCCGGTGCAGCGCGTCGAGGGCGGCGCACCAGCGCACGAAAGGATTGTCGGGGAACAACGCTGTGCCCTCGGCGACGAGGCTCGCATCCGGTGTGTCCTGCACAGCATTGGCGAAGATGAGATCGGCGAAGACCATTGCGTCGGCCGGGTCGAACACGCCATGCCGTCGTACCAGGTCGACGCCGGTGCGGAACGCCTCACGCGCCCCCGCAAGATCACCGAGTTCGGTGCGGATTCGGCCGATGTGATCCCACAGATAGGTGCGGGTGGGGTCGTTGAGGACCTGCTCGAGCAGGAGCGGGAGATTTCGTCGGTGCTTGTGCGATTGGTCGCCCTCGTAACCGTCGTGTTCGAGAAGCAGGTCAAGGAGACCGACCCGGCGGTCCTCGCGTTCCGCGACGGCCAGAATCGAGGGGACGACGCTCTCGTGGATAACGCCGCCGAAACGGATCTCGGGCCGGTTCTCCCACAGCCGATATTCCCGGTATGCGGTGAACCCCGGCCGGGACCGCAGCAGGAGTCGGTACGCGACGTAGGCGTCGGAGGTGTGACCGCCCAACAGGGCCGCGGGATCGGTGTCGGCGAGGAATTCGTCGGCGTCCAGATAGAGCACAAGGTCGCATCGCATCGCGTCAAGTCCGATGTTGCGGGCTCCGGCGAAGTCACCGGTCCAGGTGCGGTGGATGACGCGCGCCCCGAAGTTCTCGGCAATCTCGATGCTGCGGTCGATCGACCCGGTGTCGACGATCACAATCTCGTCGACGAGCGCGCGGATCGAGGACAGGCAACGAGCCAGGCAGTGTTCCTCGTCGCGGACGATGAGCGACGCACCGATCGACGGTAGGGTGCCTCGCACCCGGACAGCATAGGGCGGTCGATCCCGCTGTGGCGCGGCCACAATGACGGCTCGCTGAGCGAGCCGCCGCGAGGACTGGCGAGAACCATGCGATTGACGATTCTGGGTTTGGGTTACGTGGGGACGGTGACGGCGGCATGCCTGGCCGCCCAAGGTCATGAAGTGGTCGGCGTCGATGTCGACCCAATCAAGGTCGAGGCGCTGCGGTGCGGTCACTGCCCCGTCGTGGAGCCAGGGCTCGACGAGATGGTCAGGGACGCCGTGCGCATCGGCCGGCTGCGGGCGACAAGCGACACCGCCGCTGCGGTCCGCCAGGCCGAGTTGTCGCTGGTGTGTGTGGGCACCCCCTCCCGGCCCGATGGGAGCGCCGATCTCACTCAGGTGCGTCGGGTGGTGGAGGAGATCGGACTCGCGCTGGCCGACGGCGACCTGCCGCACACCGTGGTGATTCGCTCCACGGTTCCGCCGGGCGCGGTCACTCACCTGCTCGGGCCCCTGCTCGCGGAGCGGAGTGGCCGCAGACTTGGCGTGAGTCTTGACGTCGCGATGTGTCCAGAGTTCCTCCGCGAAGGCTCGGGCGTTCGCGACTTTCACGCCCCGCCGTTGCTCGTCATCGGCGGCTCGGACCGGGCCGTGGCGATGCTGCGGGAGCTGTTCGATTTCCTGGACTGCGAGGTTCACACGGTTCCGGTCGAGGTGGCCGAGAGCATCAAGTACAGCTGCAACGCCTTTCACGCAGTGAAGGTGGCCTTTGCCAATGAGATGTCTCGTCTGCTCCGGCGTGCCGGGGTCGACTCCCGGGAGGTCATGAATGTCTTCGTCCGTGACACCGATCTGAACATCTCGCCCGCGTACCTGCGCCCCGGCTTCGCATTCGGCGGATCGTGCCTGCCCAAGGACCTGCGCAGCCTGCTTCACCTCGGCCGCACCTACGCGGTGGACCTACCGCTATTGACCGGCGTGCTCAGTTCCAACGAACTGGTGGTGCGTGACCTCGCCGAGCGTGTGCTCCGACGGGTGGAGGATCGCGACCCCGCGAACCGTCGGGTCGCGATGCTCGGGCTGTCGTTCAAGGCCGAGACCGACGACCTCCGGGAGAGTCCCAACGTCGCCCTTGCCGAGTACCTGCTCGGCAAGGGCGTGGACCTGCGTATCCACGATCCGATCATCAAGCCCGCCCGGCTCACCGGTTCGAACTTGCGTCACGTGCAAACCCGTCTGCCGCACCTGCAGAGACTCCTGACCGACACCGCTGAAGAGGCGCTCGATGGCGCTGTCGTCGCGATCCTGGCGTACGCCGACGAGTCGGGTCGCCGGGCGTTGCAGGCCGCGTCACCCGACACGCTGTTCGATCTGAACGGGTATTACGGGCGCGACATCGACACCATGCCGGGTTACGAGGGCGTGGGGTGGTGAGCAGGGCGGGTTGAGTGGCGGTGCTTGCCGTGGTGCTTGTAGTGCGACTTGTGGTGCCGCCCGTGGTGACCGGGCGCGATTTTGGTCCTCGGGCCCTTGTATGGCGCGGGCGCCCAGCGACCGTGTGGATGCTTGTCGGAGGGCGGCGCCGGTACGGCGACCGGTGCGGGCTGTGCCGGTGCCTGTTCCGGCTCGAAGGCGCCCGCGGCACAGCGGGTGGTGGACCTGGCCACCGCGCGCTGATCGACGCCGAACAGGGCACCGGTGCAGTAGCCCGCCGGGTTCGCGCCGTCCACCGCCGTGGCCGCCGCGGTCCCCGAAGTGAGGGCGCGGGTCTCGGTCGGTCCGCCGTTGTGCTGCAGCAGGCCGATCTCGGCGGCGGCGGTCAGCACATCGGTGGTCGCCCGCCCGCAGGTCCCGGCGGCGACGTCGGAGACCGCGTTGTAGCCGTTGTCGGTGAGCGTTCCGGGGCCGGTGTACCGGCAGTTTGCCGTGGGACCCAGGGCGACGGGGTTGTCCAGCAGGGAGGCGGCCAGGGCCACGTCCGGGCCGTCGGCGACGATTCCGCCGGACGGTTCGGTGGCGCCCGCCGCGCCGGCGTTGTTCACCACGGTGTTGTGCACCAGCGTGGCCCTGCCGGTGCCGTGCGTGGTCAGGCCGAGGCTGATGCCGGCACCCGATCCGCCGGTCCCGCCCGCGCCGCCGGTGTTGTCGCTGATCGTGCTGTTGGTGACGGACAGCACCGCCGGGGCGGCGCTGCCGACCCCGGTGAGCAGCAGGCCATCGGCCTCGCCACCGGATCCCACCCCACCGTCGGTGCCGGCGTGTGCGGCGCCCTGCGCCGCG
Proteins encoded:
- a CDS encoding superinfection immunity protein, which gives rise to MSGRLYAYNHDGRAPFGWTEVLTEERPRTSHVTTARVCAVLTLGYLAPWAVAAGRGRPDSGRIGLINLFAGWTVIGWIAALGMARHTEL
- the hemG gene encoding protoporphyrinogen oxidase; its protein translation is MSKNRSRSAWPPAAVRRRRAAVGRGHGETFGLLLLRRPGRRHVCGRDGAVGQNVRRRPCHAGRVSTSAPPPRRVVIVGGGVSGLAAAWFLRDAGVRVTVLERAARPGGKLAPAEVAGFTVDAGAEALLARRPEAVDLVRAVGLGADLVHPQTSAAGVWSRGLVRPLPAGHVMGVPLDLAALRRSGVLSPLGVLRAGAERVLPARPVAGDISVGAWVGARWGAQVVDRLVDPLLGGVWAGHADRLSLRAAAPQLAAAAAAGERLHASPRDPSPVFAGIRGGVARLVPALVAGSGAEVRTGVTVRGLTRRQHGWELLAGPTSAPEYLEADAVILAVPARPASRLLAESVPVAAQRLAEIEYASAAIVTLVLSPGPRPLHGSGFLVPAVEGRGIKAVTYSSQKWAWTGESAAGDVVVRASVGRFGETADLDRCDADLIALVRAELADACGLVGQPRDSLVTRWGGSLPQYTVGHLDRVAAIRDAVAAAPGLAVCGAAYDGIGIAACIASAARAAGAIVPQRHNG
- a CDS encoding acyl-CoA dehydrogenase family protein; translated protein: MDFTQTEDQRTIRLAVRELCARFDDDYWMRHDRDHQFPWEFYTEMAKGGWIGIAIPEAYGGGGQGITEASIVLEEVAASGACMNGAGAVHLSIFGMHPVVLHGGEELKQRMLPGVAAGTTHVAFGVTEPDAGLDTTNISTRAVPEGDGYRVHGRKVWTSKALESDRVLLLTRTTPRDQCAKPTEGMTLLVANLRDPAVHISPIPKVGRNAVASCEVVYDGLYVDGADRVGEEGKGFRYLLDGLNAERVLIASEALGIGRVALRRATNYAKQRIVFGRPIGQNQGLSFPLAEAHARLRAAELAIREASWRLDRGMPAGEQANIAKFLAADAAFKTADAALQTHGGFGYASEYHVERYWREARLQRLAPVPQEMVLNYLAEHVLGLPRAY
- the tsaD gene encoding tRNA (adenosine(37)-N6)-threonylcarbamoyltransferase complex transferase subunit TsaD produces the protein MATVVGIETSCDETGVGVVRDGELIGSALASSMHEHARFGGVVPEVAARAHLEALVPCMEAALGQAGVRGEDVDAIAVTAGPGLATALQVGLAAAKAYSIAWGVPLYGVHHLAGHVAADTLAHGPLPNPCIVLIVSGGHTSLLVVRDLVADPIHHLGDTMDDAAGEAFDKVGRVLGLPFPGGPWIDRAAKEGDPAAIAFPRGLTRPGDPPFEFSFSGLKTAVARWVERAEAAGENIPTADVAASFQQAVVDVLVDKSIAACRDQGVGDLVIVGGVAANSRLREVAAQRCEAAGVRLRVPALRYCTDNGAMIAAVGHLLHTSGAPADGLDLGADPSAELHSATLRN
- a CDS encoding glycosyltransferase family 2 protein: MTAPQRLDLDWVDIDADHFMTLGGQACRRHRPHVTQTQNRQSHGSRQSSRRLAQRAVIVAAPQRDRPPYAVRVRGTLPSIGASLIVRDEEHCLARCLSSIRALVDEIVIVDTGSIDRSIEIAENFGARVIHRTWTGDFAGARNIGLDAMRCDLVLYLDADEFLADTDPAALLGGHTSDAYVAYRLLLRSRPGFTAYREYRLWENRPEIRFGGVIHESVVPSILAVAEREDRRVGLLDLLLEHDGYEGDQSHKHRRNLPLLLEQVLNDPTRTYLWDHIGRIRTELGDLAGAREAFRTGVDLVRRHGVFDPADAMVFADLIFANAVQDTPDASLVAEGTALFPDNPFVRWCAALDALHRAAYPEVCEHLERVLALDEGQMADMALGLNQRIRAEWAFNVRAMARFEMGDHAAAAEDFARAEAAAPDVLAYRTKRIVAQGRAQRG
- the hemQ gene encoding hydrogen peroxide-dependent heme synthase, with protein sequence MTEHGDRPKGARELNQVVRYTMWSVFRVADPLGEADRGPVAAEFSELLDQLAAKDVLVRGLYDVAGLRADADFMIWWHAPAADDLQEAYARFRRSALGRRCESIWSQLALHRPAEFNKGHIPAFLAEEVAHEWVCVYPFVRSYEWYLLPDAERRAMLAEHGQMAREYPDVRANTVSSFALGDYEWMLAFEADELHRLVDLMRHLRASRARLHTRHETPFYTGRRKPVAELVAALP
- a CDS encoding PqqD family peptide modification chaperone, with protein sequence MPITPAPRGNGLAMRVWALITAAARDHDVALAVVPVAGNLDEDSNLPPEVTLRSLAVNSSVLDVLNAFQGPLPDAVLAARLSLVPLAAAVADAADVPLLVDLDEDDVALNQALGRPEEAERFRRLAAEHLPRATLITVASSADVEPIAGRYGLGAGVTTVPNCVRIPARSRRVAPGAGRVIFLGNLTYPPNVDAARWLATDILEALPPDMSLDLVGQPDSAVEELAGPRVRVHGYVADLTGYYANADVAVAPLRFGAGTRIKVLEAFAHRVPVVTTPKGVQGLSVVDGVHALVAKDGPSFARAIERARQPDEGARLADAAYEWVAAHHDSDVVIGRLADVLARATVDAARARPGPDDVRPRAAAGLDVNDAEDGLVVYGATTGAVHHLNSTVAAVFVLCNGGLTVTDITEEIQKAFGLDAAPADEVARCLAGLRGSGLVE
- a CDS encoding glycosyltransferase; its protein translation is MAELPYGVYWEMARELVTLDRIGMCVGLPIEAGPWASYSYAHAADVARLDILAADGGLYADIDTLFLRPIPDALWAAPAVIGREADVKYGDAPLPEPSMSNALLMAAPGSDFVVEWRRRIFAAMDGTWSGHSCRLATRLAVANPDWVHVEPQSTFHPFDHNPAGIAAMLEEPLVPGSLDRTVSMHLCAHLWWEEHRRDFSRLCAFDITEARLASDETALAYAARPYLPVTALW